Proteins co-encoded in one Flavobacterium fluviale genomic window:
- a CDS encoding cold-shock protein, producing MQEGTVKFFNEEKGFGFITPNNGGNEVFVHVSGLSENIRENDSVRYDIEEGRRGPNAVNVIVA from the coding sequence ATGCAAGAAGGTACAGTAAAATTCTTCAATGAAGAAAAAGGTTTCGGATTTATAACACCTAACAATGGCGGAAACGAAGTTTTTGTTCATGTTTCAGGTCTTTCAGAGAATATTCGTGAAAATGACTCGGTTCGATACGACATCGAAGAAGGCCGTAGAGGTCCAAACGCAGTAAACGTAATCGTAGCATAA
- a CDS encoding glucose 1-dehydrogenase, translated as MSIFKDKTIIITGAAMGLGLAASKAVTVKGANLSIVDYNAEALEKAKTEILAAAPEAKIITIVADVSDEQAVKNYVDKTVEEFGRIDGFYNNAGIEGKQAPLVDYDINVFKKVIDINLMGVYYGLKYVIPVMQKHGGGKIVNVASVGGIRGVVNQMPYVASKHAVSGMTKNAAIEYGKDGIFTNAIAPGAILTPMVAEAFKQVNPEDPKAAETTYAQRNPTRRLGKPEDVGNLVAFLLSDECQYVNGQTIAIDGGESNLYGNS; from the coding sequence ATGAGCATTTTTAAAGACAAAACAATTATAATTACGGGTGCTGCTATGGGGCTGGGACTTGCAGCAAGTAAAGCCGTAACAGTAAAAGGAGCCAACCTATCTATAGTAGATTACAACGCCGAAGCACTCGAAAAAGCAAAAACAGAAATCCTGGCAGCAGCACCAGAGGCAAAAATCATAACTATTGTCGCTGACGTTTCAGATGAACAGGCAGTAAAAAATTATGTAGATAAAACAGTTGAAGAATTTGGACGTATTGATGGATTCTACAATAATGCAGGTATCGAAGGAAAACAGGCACCATTAGTTGACTATGACATTAATGTATTTAAAAAAGTAATTGACATTAACCTTATGGGTGTGTATTACGGTTTAAAATACGTTATTCCGGTAATGCAGAAACATGGCGGAGGGAAAATTGTAAACGTAGCTTCTGTAGGCGGAATAAGAGGTGTTGTTAATCAGATGCCGTATGTAGCTAGTAAGCATGCTGTTTCTGGTATGACTAAAAATGCTGCCATTGAATATGGTAAAGATGGAATATTTACCAATGCAATCGCGCCAGGAGCTATTTTGACACCGATGGTTGCAGAAGCTTTTAAACAGGTAAATCCAGAAGACCCAAAAGCTGCTGAAACAACATACGCACAAAGAAACCCTACAAGAAGATTAGGTAAACCGGAAGATGTGGGGAACCTTGTAGCCTTCCTTCTTAGTGATGAGTGTCAGTATGTAAACGGTCAGACAATTGCAATTGACGGAGGGGAATCAAACCTGTATGGTAATTCATAA
- a CDS encoding TlpA family protein disulfide reductase, translating into MIAETFTLNQLQGTPSFIIFDDDFTILGHHFGHINEEVLKTKLEQLITL; encoded by the coding sequence TTGATAGCAGAAACTTTTACACTCAATCAGTTACAAGGCACGCCATCATTTATTATTTTCGACGATGACTTTACTATTCTAGGACACCATTTTGGACATATCAATGAGGAAGTCTTAAAAACGAAATTGGAACAGCTCATCACTTTATAA
- a CDS encoding TetR/AcrR family transcriptional regulator, translated as MRPLDPDKREKILKAVYVLTGKQGLASVTIAGISKIAAVAAGTLYIYFKNKEEVVQMAYAAVEDKMTQEMYRDFDSSAPIKESLKKIYINMLNYRLNNYDETIFIDQYQQSGYIQLNFSKQLTEYEKQNKPLYDLLEKGQQEGIIKELDAIILISFFDGAVRSCSTGIIQKLFPLSQKLVDDCFDLIWKGIHK; from the coding sequence ATGAGACCTTTAGATCCAGATAAAAGAGAGAAAATTTTAAAAGCTGTTTACGTTCTTACAGGTAAACAGGGATTAGCAAGCGTTACGATTGCGGGTATAAGCAAGATAGCTGCAGTTGCGGCTGGTACGCTTTATATTTATTTTAAAAATAAAGAAGAGGTGGTACAGATGGCCTACGCAGCGGTGGAAGATAAAATGACGCAAGAAATGTATCGCGATTTTGATAGCAGTGCACCTATTAAAGAATCGCTTAAGAAGATTTACATCAACATGTTGAATTACAGATTAAATAATTACGACGAAACTATATTTATTGATCAGTATCAACAATCTGGATACATACAGCTGAATTTCTCTAAACAGCTTACAGAGTATGAAAAACAAAATAAACCTCTGTATGATCTTTTGGAAAAAGGACAGCAGGAAGGAATCATAAAAGAGCTGGATGCAATTATTCTTATCAGCTTTTTTGATGGTGCAGTACGCTCCTGCTCTACTGGAATTATCCAAAAGTTATTTCCATTAAGCCAAAAACTGGTAGATGATTGTTTTGACCTGATATGGAAAGGCATTCACAAATAA
- a CDS encoding DUF1826 domain-containing protein, which yields MSKIFSDSSQIGVVSNFSELVHTDFKGELNALCWYRNLEGDFSEIVSQLRLKENITEVYPEDLIALQLSEKGNIAREIVLNDLQLLTDYGASPSLNLLKCYDRDDEFDFISTDVYSFHVDRSPIATDTFLCTYHGAASDIISNSQAVQKILIPEIRTKLEQLYDGPSEDFENFLKENYFDLHYQANSDAEPINLGLGHLWRLAVDHPKQKVLPCIHRAPRENEGEYRLLLIC from the coding sequence ATGAGCAAAATATTTTCTGACAGCAGTCAAATAGGAGTTGTATCTAATTTCTCTGAGCTTGTACATACCGATTTTAAGGGAGAACTCAATGCACTTTGCTGGTACAGAAATTTGGAGGGAGATTTTAGCGAAATTGTGTCTCAATTACGTTTAAAAGAAAATATAACAGAAGTTTATCCTGAAGATTTAATCGCACTTCAACTATCAGAAAAGGGAAATATAGCAAGAGAAATAGTTTTAAACGATTTACAATTATTAACAGATTATGGAGCGTCTCCGTCTCTTAATTTACTGAAATGTTATGATCGTGATGATGAATTTGATTTCATATCTACCGATGTGTATTCGTTTCATGTTGATCGTTCGCCTATTGCAACAGATACTTTTTTATGTACGTATCACGGAGCGGCAAGTGATATTATTTCTAATTCGCAGGCAGTCCAAAAAATTCTCATCCCAGAAATTCGAACCAAGTTAGAACAGCTTTATGATGGACCATCGGAAGATTTTGAAAACTTTTTAAAAGAAAATTATTTTGATTTGCATTATCAGGCTAATTCAGATGCAGAACCAATAAATTTAGGTTTAGGACATTTGTGGAGATTGGCTGTCGATCATCCGAAACAAAAAGTACTGCCTTGTATTCATAGAGCACCAAGAGAAAATGAAGGTGAATATCGTTTGTTATTGATTTGCTGA
- a CDS encoding polysaccharide lyase — MKKALKFSSLLFIALVFNSCEKEQDLNELQSVQNQELQSIEKDNVTDINAAAGNVTAKGTAGSRTITLQTNTLSCPGGLCTSYGVWSTGVYTVWFQMRFNSGFYWSRGGKCGYGILIGDQNTGGDPGWDGNGGSARFMWYCPSGSNTAKGSGAYLQPYVYYKDQPGQFGNDFGKKYYIQEGVTYNCQISVKLNTGSNTNGYVKFYVNGTEILNQTIRWVTNDSKRNVNAVSLHTFRGGSQNYWTAPVTSSIYYPSASWDAQ; from the coding sequence ATGAAAAAAGCCTTAAAGTTTTCAAGTTTGCTATTTATAGCATTAGTTTTTAATTCCTGTGAAAAGGAGCAGGATTTGAATGAGCTGCAAAGTGTTCAGAATCAAGAATTGCAGAGCATTGAAAAAGATAATGTTACGGACATTAATGCCGCAGCAGGTAATGTTACTGCAAAGGGTACTGCTGGATCGAGAACAATCACATTGCAGACCAATACATTATCTTGTCCTGGTGGTTTGTGTACCTCTTACGGTGTTTGGTCAACAGGAGTTTACACAGTTTGGTTCCAAATGAGATTTAACTCGGGATTTTATTGGAGCAGAGGAGGTAAATGCGGCTATGGAATACTAATTGGTGACCAAAATACTGGCGGTGATCCAGGATGGGATGGGAATGGAGGAAGTGCCAGATTTATGTGGTATTGCCCAAGCGGATCAAATACTGCGAAAGGAAGCGGCGCTTATTTACAGCCTTATGTCTATTACAAAGATCAGCCAGGCCAGTTTGGAAATGATTTTGGAAAGAAGTATTACATACAAGAAGGAGTGACCTATAATTGTCAAATTTCAGTTAAGTTAAATACCGGATCAAATACTAACGGATACGTCAAATTTTATGTTAATGGTACCGAGATACTGAATCAGACCATTCGCTGGGTTACTAACGATTCGAAGCGAAATGTTAATGCTGTAAGTCTGCACACTTTCCGTGGAGGCAGTCAAAATTACTGGACAGCTCCTGTAACAAGTTCTATTTACTATCCTAGCGCATCTTGGGATGCCCAATAG
- a CDS encoding sugar porter family MFS transporter, with protein sequence MNKILSWAITAALAGFLFGFDTVVISGADTKLQELWHTSDAFHGAVVMAMALWGTVAGAVFGGIPTNKLGRKKTLIWIGILFLLSAVGSALADDPWTFAFFRFLGGLGIGASTIAAPAYVSEISPPKDRGRLVSLYQFNIVFGILMAFLSNYLLRDAGENAWRWMIGIMAFPAFFYTIIVFTIPESPRWLVSQSKISEAELVLKKIDANAKIEDLMQEMHFLRNDNEDEKKETIFSKKYRFPLILAFLIALFNQFSGINAFLYYAPRIFAEAGLEKNAALMSSVGIGITNLIFTLIGVFLIDVLGRKVLMYLGSVGYIISLGLVSIAFFLKWQGIQVPLFLFLFIASHAIGQGAVIWVFISEIFPNHLRAGGQAFGSSTHWVLAAIIPSMIPFLFSTIGAGTVFLIFAIMMVFQLLFVIFMMPETKGKSLEELQETVFNTSHRN encoded by the coding sequence ATGAATAAGATACTTTCATGGGCAATTACGGCTGCTTTGGCAGGCTTTTTATTTGGTTTTGATACCGTCGTTATTTCTGGAGCCGATACAAAACTTCAAGAATTATGGCATACTTCAGACGCTTTTCATGGTGCCGTTGTAATGGCTATGGCGTTATGGGGAACAGTTGCGGGAGCTGTTTTTGGAGGTATACCAACGAATAAATTAGGAAGAAAAAAAACGCTGATTTGGATTGGTATTCTATTTCTATTATCTGCAGTTGGTTCGGCATTGGCAGATGATCCTTGGACTTTTGCTTTTTTTCGTTTTCTCGGCGGATTAGGAATTGGCGCTTCGACGATTGCCGCGCCTGCCTATGTTTCTGAAATTTCTCCTCCAAAAGATCGCGGAAGATTAGTTTCCTTATATCAGTTTAATATTGTTTTTGGTATTTTAATGGCGTTTCTCTCCAACTATTTATTGAGAGATGCAGGCGAAAATGCTTGGCGCTGGATGATTGGTATAATGGCTTTTCCAGCATTTTTTTATACCATTATTGTTTTTACAATTCCAGAAAGTCCCAGGTGGCTGGTTTCTCAATCTAAAATTTCAGAAGCAGAATTGGTTTTAAAAAAAATAGATGCTAATGCTAAAATTGAAGATTTAATGCAGGAAATGCATTTTTTGAGAAATGATAATGAAGACGAAAAGAAAGAAACCATATTTTCAAAAAAATACCGATTTCCTTTAATACTCGCTTTTTTAATTGCTTTATTCAATCAGTTTTCTGGAATAAATGCCTTTTTGTATTATGCGCCAAGAATTTTTGCTGAAGCAGGTTTAGAAAAAAATGCAGCATTAATGAGCAGTGTCGGAATTGGAATAACCAATTTGATATTTACACTTATCGGTGTTTTTTTAATTGATGTTCTAGGAAGAAAAGTTTTGATGTATCTCGGTTCAGTGGGCTATATTATTTCTTTAGGTTTAGTCTCTATTGCTTTTTTCTTAAAATGGCAGGGCATACAGGTACCGCTTTTCTTATTTTTATTTATTGCCTCACATGCCATTGGACAGGGAGCGGTAATTTGGGTTTTTATTTCAGAAATTTTCCCAAATCATTTAAGAGCCGGCGGTCAGGCATTTGGTTCTTCTACACATTGGGTTTTAGCGGCAATTATTCCATCAATGATTCCGTTTTTATTTTCAACAATAGGAGCAGGAACTGTTTTTTTAATATTTGCCATAATGATGGTTTTTCAATTACTTTTTGTGATCTTTATGATGCCAGAAACAAAAGGAAAATCATTAGAGGAACTTCAGGAAACAGTTTTTAATACTTCGCATAGAAATTAA
- a CDS encoding eCIS core domain-containing protein, producing MNSSHSASHHDKGKESFFGVQAKLNIGKSNDKFEVEADKVADQVVANKQTTNADTFFSPSPVVQKKLAGNLQKQEEQNKEIQLKTGDQTITPIVQLKEELIQNKLDSRITEKREINPDFAASKTLIQKKEVQKTETASRNISSIKPLIQNKGEEENLQQKKEEEKQAKDDEKQIQKSAASDANPADTSNLESNLNSSKGGGSPLSGKVKTEMESGIGADFSNVRIHNDSNAVQMNKQLGAQAFATGNNIYFNEGKYNPNSQSGKHLLAHELTHTVQQGAAIRKKTEVISPAPEMIQGSLLSIAVPDYIKDNVRHIPGYTLLTVVAGYDPLNDVNVQRNAVNLIEGFMGLVPFGTAIFDKLQEYGIIDRVFDWVSNRLSEVGLSMDALLQLVQDAWDESSFSTFIDVVRTKFNALVSRVTSFAASLVDQIITWIKEALIEVAEPLLAENKAYSLLKKIIKYDPLRDKQVSATTVEILEDFLILIDKQTELEQMREKGTLQKTADWLDTQVGTFNSLLGELRGLITTAWDAIQPSNLADIDANLSALASNAGAFLQRVWDFASGVALKVLELVKDSLLGYLSAQAATVRGYSLIKVIIGRDPFTNETVERSVPNLIRGFMSLMDGGEEQYAQMVESGAVARITGEIEAAVATLNMTPEAIIQLFTDLWNSFTINDLINPLDAFTRIIEKFGEPIGRLIAFVAEIVRIVIMAILEIMNFPFDLIGNIITRALEAIDDIKKDPIGFLKNILRALKQGFIQFFDNIVTHLINGVTGWLMSELKDANIPVLTDFSLKGVITWVMEVLNISMEKIWEKLAAHPRIGPARVARIRSMINTLEGIWTFIKDVQERGMAAIWDKIQEQLSNLWNTVLDAVKNFVMERIVNRITARLLSMLDPTGIMAVINGAMAFFNAIQSFIKYLREMLEVVNSFVNGVADLARGNVATAANYLERTMGQAMPVVIGFLANQVGLTGIGARIGEMIISVQQLVDEALTWLVNKAVDTGTALLDRVMGRSQPEQNVTNENNEIQNENLNIPFSMNGESHRVYVLGEGSNTQIMMASDFGSALKTALIAAEQTLNSRNDSESTRLKGELNIIYAKVNSLQEDIIPAKQNLLPDVTEESINQKLRDIGQFLQAVGTAFHIKSLEEIKHFSKYVGIDGKILPQYNIRNMFYPGSSATSNSLNSKKNRRRDPNNSSRFLSEAPIDEEKRFFGSDPLFISVVNDVQMPSIPNSSGSIDHNPAVSTHWNSTGNNLDQVERKNWYADPILSSHEIVSRQYNSSKGGDENGFQNDVGKNFKGPDES from the coding sequence GAAATACAACTAAAAACTGGCGACCAAACCATAACGCCAATTGTACAGCTAAAAGAAGAATTAATTCAAAATAAACTCGATTCCAGAATAACCGAAAAACGAGAAATAAATCCAGATTTTGCTGCATCAAAAACGTTAATTCAGAAGAAAGAAGTCCAAAAAACAGAAACTGCCTCAAGAAACATCTCCTCCATCAAACCTTTAATTCAAAATAAAGGGGAAGAAGAAAATCTACAGCAGAAAAAAGAAGAAGAAAAACAAGCCAAAGACGACGAAAAACAAATACAAAAAAGTGCCGCCAGCGATGCCAACCCCGCTGATACTTCTAATTTAGAGTCTAATTTAAACAGCAGTAAAGGCGGCGGTTCTCCTCTATCCGGAAAGGTCAAAACCGAAATGGAATCTGGTATCGGAGCCGATTTCAGCAATGTCCGTATTCATAATGATTCCAACGCAGTTCAAATGAATAAGCAATTGGGAGCTCAGGCTTTTGCTACGGGAAACAATATTTATTTTAACGAAGGAAAATACAATCCAAATTCTCAGAGCGGTAAACATTTACTCGCCCACGAATTAACGCATACAGTACAGCAGGGCGCTGCCATTAGAAAAAAAACTGAAGTCATCTCCCCTGCTCCCGAAATGATTCAGGGATCCTTATTGTCTATTGCGGTTCCTGATTATATAAAAGACAACGTCAGACATATTCCCGGCTATACACTGCTTACCGTAGTAGCGGGTTACGATCCTTTGAATGATGTAAATGTCCAAAGAAATGCCGTCAATCTGATTGAAGGATTTATGGGTCTTGTTCCTTTTGGTACAGCAATATTTGATAAATTACAAGAATATGGCATTATAGATCGTGTTTTTGACTGGGTCAGCAATCGCTTGAGTGAAGTCGGTCTCAGTATGGATGCATTACTCCAACTCGTTCAAGATGCCTGGGACGAATCTTCATTTTCAACTTTTATAGATGTTGTCAGAACTAAATTTAATGCCTTAGTAAGTCGGGTAACAAGTTTCGCAGCTTCGCTTGTTGATCAAATTATAACCTGGATTAAAGAAGCACTGATTGAAGTTGCAGAACCTTTACTGGCAGAAAACAAAGCATATTCACTCCTCAAAAAAATAATCAAATACGATCCATTACGTGATAAACAAGTTAGTGCCACAACAGTCGAAATATTAGAAGATTTCTTAATACTGATAGACAAACAGACAGAACTGGAGCAAATGCGCGAAAAAGGCACGCTCCAAAAAACAGCCGACTGGCTTGACACTCAGGTTGGAACTTTCAATTCGTTATTAGGTGAACTCCGCGGTCTTATTACTACTGCCTGGGATGCTATTCAGCCTTCTAATCTTGCTGACATTGATGCTAATCTTAGCGCTTTGGCATCGAATGCAGGCGCTTTCCTGCAAAGAGTTTGGGATTTTGCTTCGGGTGTGGCTTTAAAAGTTTTAGAATTGGTAAAAGATTCTTTATTAGGTTATTTGTCTGCTCAGGCTGCAACGGTGCGAGGTTATTCGTTAATTAAAGTAATTATAGGACGTGATCCTTTTACAAATGAAACGGTCGAACGATCTGTGCCGAATCTTATCAGAGGTTTTATGAGCCTCATGGACGGCGGCGAAGAACAATACGCGCAAATGGTAGAATCTGGTGCAGTAGCCAGAATTACAGGCGAAATTGAAGCTGCAGTAGCAACCTTAAACATGACTCCGGAAGCAATTATCCAGCTTTTTACAGATCTATGGAATTCGTTTACGATTAACGATCTCATTAATCCGCTGGATGCTTTTACCCGAATTATCGAAAAATTTGGCGAACCTATAGGACGATTGATTGCGTTTGTGGCAGAGATTGTACGAATTGTAATTATGGCGATTTTAGAGATTATGAATTTCCCATTTGACCTTATCGGAAATATCATAACAAGAGCGTTAGAAGCGATTGACGATATCAAGAAAGATCCAATTGGTTTCTTAAAAAATATACTCAGAGCGCTTAAGCAAGGATTCATACAGTTCTTTGACAATATCGTAACCCATTTGATAAACGGTGTTACCGGCTGGCTGATGAGCGAGTTGAAAGATGCTAATATTCCGGTGCTTACTGATTTCTCTTTAAAAGGGGTTATTACCTGGGTTATGGAAGTGCTCAATATCTCGATGGAAAAAATCTGGGAAAAACTAGCCGCGCATCCGCGTATTGGGCCGGCAAGAGTGGCCAGAATCCGCAGCATGATTAATACGCTCGAAGGTATTTGGACATTTATAAAAGATGTTCAGGAACGCGGTATGGCTGCTATTTGGGATAAAATACAAGAACAGCTTAGCAATTTGTGGAATACCGTTCTCGATGCCGTGAAAAACTTTGTCATGGAACGTATTGTGAATAGAATAACCGCTAGACTTTTAAGCATGTTGGACCCAACGGGAATCATGGCCGTGATAAACGGTGCTATGGCTTTCTTTAACGCAATACAAAGTTTTATCAAATACCTGCGTGAAATGCTCGAAGTGGTCAATTCCTTTGTTAATGGTGTAGCCGATTTGGCCCGAGGAAATGTTGCCACAGCTGCAAATTATCTCGAAAGAACAATGGGACAAGCCATGCCGGTCGTAATAGGTTTCTTAGCGAATCAGGTTGGTTTAACCGGAATTGGCGCAAGAATCGGCGAAATGATTATCTCTGTACAGCAATTGGTCGACGAAGCGCTTACATGGCTGGTAAACAAAGCTGTAGATACAGGAACGGCATTGTTAGACAGGGTTATGGGAAGAAGCCAACCGGAACAAAATGTTACTAACGAAAATAATGAAATACAAAATGAAAATTTAAATATTCCTTTTTCTATGAATGGAGAATCTCATAGAGTTTATGTTTTAGGGGAAGGCAGTAATACCCAAATTATGATGGCTTCAGATTTTGGAAGCGCACTAAAAACGGCTTTAATTGCTGCAGAACAAACTTTGAACTCAAGGAATGACAGCGAAAGCACAAGGTTAAAAGGTGAATTAAATATTATATATGCAAAAGTCAATAGTCTACAGGAGGATATAATTCCTGCTAAACAAAATTTACTACCAGATGTAACTGAGGAGAGTATTAATCAGAAATTACGAGATATTGGTCAATTTTTACAGGCTGTAGGTACTGCGTTTCATATAAAATCTTTAGAAGAAATAAAACATTTTTCGAAATATGTGGGCATTGATGGAAAAATTCTTCCCCAATATAATATAAGAAATATGTTTTATCCAGGCTCAAGTGCTACAAGCAATTCTTTAAATAGTAAAAAAAACCGCCGACGAGATCCAAATAACTCCAGCAGATTTTTAAGTGAAGCTCCAATTGATGAGGAAAAAAGATTTTTTGGCTCAGACCCATTATTTATCAGTGTGGTTAATGATGTACAGATGCCATCAATACCTAATAGTTCGGGTTCAATAGATCATAATCCAGCAGTTTCCACACATTGGAATTCTACAGGAAATAATTTAGACCAGGTCGAAAGAAAAAATTGGTACGCAGATCCTATTTTATCAAGCCATGAAATTGTTTCAAGACAATATAATTCTAGTAAAGGAGGTGATGAAAATGGTTTTCAAAATGATGTTGGCAAAAATTTCAAAGGACCAGATGAATCTTAA
- a CDS encoding ATP-binding protein translates to MENLFTYLKNQFVFQLDRLFQVENPMEKPVLNQLDSNGFIDEFIIENNLAAIDILILGLALVPHIKPDFLSSIIAEYLPNGGELPEFGGIKTKNHRGILPTGETAQFLIGGNDLENRISFYNFLHNQSFLYKKGIVKIESVPNGEPKLSGLLILEEEYIEKFITGKILKPQLSSIFPAQLIETQLEWDDLVLNTSTLNQIKEIETWLKFNDILLHEWNMKAKIKPGFRVMFYGTPGTGKTLTASLLGKYTKRDVYRIDLSMVISKYIGETEKNLSSLFDKAMDKDWILFFDEADAVFGKRTNVRDAHDKYANQEVSYLLQRIENHPGLVILASNFKTNIDSAFTRRFQSIIEFEVPSYGERLQLWQNNLPKGIKIAEDVNLNELSKKYDITGANIVNIIQYACLRTLEDKNESINLNHLLQGIKKEYAKEGKMM, encoded by the coding sequence ATGGAAAACCTATTCACATACTTAAAAAACCAATTCGTATTTCAGCTTGATCGTCTTTTTCAGGTTGAAAATCCGATGGAAAAACCTGTTTTAAATCAACTTGATTCAAATGGTTTTATTGACGAATTTATTATCGAAAATAATTTAGCTGCAATTGATATCCTTATTTTAGGATTAGCTCTTGTTCCACATATTAAACCCGATTTTTTGAGTTCGATTATTGCAGAATATTTACCAAATGGCGGTGAACTACCTGAGTTTGGCGGGATAAAAACAAAGAATCATCGAGGTATTTTACCAACGGGAGAAACGGCTCAGTTTTTAATTGGCGGAAATGATCTGGAAAACCGAATCTCATTCTACAACTTTTTACACAATCAATCTTTTCTATACAAAAAGGGAATTGTGAAAATAGAATCTGTTCCGAATGGTGAACCTAAACTAAGTGGTTTGTTAATTTTGGAAGAGGAATACATCGAAAAATTCATCACCGGAAAAATCCTAAAACCGCAGCTCAGCAGTATTTTCCCCGCACAATTAATAGAAACACAATTAGAATGGGACGACTTGGTTCTTAATACTTCTACTTTAAACCAGATAAAAGAAATAGAAACCTGGCTTAAATTCAATGATATTTTACTTCATGAATGGAATATGAAAGCCAAAATTAAACCTGGTTTTAGAGTAATGTTTTACGGAACACCGGGAACCGGAAAAACACTTACGGCTTCACTTTTAGGCAAATACACCAAAAGAGACGTTTATAGAATCGATTTGTCTATGGTGATTTCAAAATACATTGGTGAAACTGAAAAAAACCTCTCTTCTCTTTTTGACAAAGCGATGGATAAAGACTGGATTCTATTTTTTGATGAAGCTGATGCTGTTTTCGGGAAAAGAACAAATGTTAGGGACGCACACGATAAATATGCCAATCAGGAAGTTTCTTATTTATTACAGCGCATAGAAAATCATCCGGGATTAGTGATTTTGGCTTCTAATTTTAAAACCAATATTGATAGTGCTTTTACGAGAAGATTTCAATCTATAATTGAGTTTGAAGTACCTTCTTACGGCGAACGTTTACAACTTTGGCAAAATAACCTCCCAAAAGGAATTAAGATTGCAGAAGATGTAAATCTAAATGAACTTTCGAAAAAATATGATATTACCGGCGCTAATATTGTCAATATTATTCAATATGCCTGTCTACGAACTTTGGAAGATAAAAATGAAAGCATCAACTTAAATCATCTGCTTCAGGGAATTAAAAAAGAATATGCAAAAGAAGGAAAAATGATGTAA
- a CDS encoding 3-keto-disaccharide hydrolase: MKKVIIAALILSFGQIHAQKGFKPLFDGKTTKGWHSYGKTSAGAGWKVENGILHFDPEAAKNGEGGDLVTDAEFQDFHLKLDWKAAPKSNSGIIFYINEDAQKYPNTYSTGLEMQVLDNDGHPDGKITKHRAGDLYDLIQSKSEPVKKVGEWNTAEVISKKGKLTLILNGVIVVETLLWDDNFKKLIAGSKFADWPGFGTFKKGKIALQDHGDNVWYRNIVIKE, translated from the coding sequence ATGAAAAAAGTAATAATTGCAGCATTAATTTTGTCTTTTGGACAGATTCATGCACAAAAAGGATTTAAACCTTTATTTGATGGAAAAACTACAAAAGGATGGCATTCTTATGGCAAAACTTCTGCAGGTGCTGGATGGAAAGTAGAAAACGGCATTTTACATTTTGACCCCGAAGCAGCTAAAAATGGAGAAGGAGGGGACTTAGTAACCGATGCTGAATTTCAGGATTTTCATTTAAAATTAGATTGGAAAGCGGCGCCAAAAAGTAACAGTGGTATCATTTTTTATATCAACGAAGATGCCCAAAAATATCCCAACACGTACAGTACAGGTTTAGAAATGCAGGTTTTGGATAATGATGGTCATCCAGACGGAAAAATTACCAAACATCGTGCGGGTGATTTATATGATTTAATTCAAAGCAAATCAGAACCTGTAAAAAAAGTTGGGGAATGGAATACCGCTGAAGTTATTAGTAAAAAAGGAAAATTAACGCTTATTTTAAATGGTGTCATTGTAGTTGAAACGCTGCTTTGGGACGACAATTTCAAAAAACTGATAGCGGGAAGCAAATTTGCAGACTGGCCGGGCTTTGGAACATTCAAAAAAGGAAAAATAGCGTTACAAGACCATGGAGATAATGTTTGGTATCGTAATATTGTAATTAAGGAATAG